In one window of Arachis ipaensis cultivar K30076 chromosome B06, Araip1.1, whole genome shotgun sequence DNA:
- the LOC107604828 gene encoding uncharacterized protein LOC107604828 (The sequence of the model RefSeq protein was modified relative to this genomic sequence to represent the inferred CDS: added 61 bases not found in genome assembly) — protein MDRLIKLDPSNTISIRIEPNQKCHGHVTLCNVMHTMPVAFNLQPQIKCRYTVKPHSGIISPLSTLTVEISYNLPQGSTLPDSFPRSQDTFLLHSCVVPGAAINEPSSMVDCVPSEWFSAKKKQVFVDTGIKIVFLGSTILVKLIGDDHGSMDDIREVLERSDPSWKAVDSIDSNGETLLHLAISRKRPDVVQLLLEFEANLEARDGSGSTPLEAAASSGAALIAELLLAHKANIERQETSTFGPIHVAAKQGHCEVLRLLLLKGARVDSLTKDGNTALHLAVEENKIECVKLLLANGARTDIRNAGEGDTVLHIAASTGDHNMVELLLRNGVNKYVRNDSSKAAYDVAAEKGHSGIFDALRLGDDLCIAARKGEVRSIQKLLENGAFVNGRDQNGWTPLHRACFKGRIDAVHVLLEKGIDLNAEDEEGYTALHCAVECGNADVAEVLVKKGADVEARSKKGITALQVAKALRYVGITRILVNGGASTLDHQMVVPDSGAVVPFKSKINAKWKMMKDGSGGFARASTTPAIPMLGS, from the exons ATGGACAGACTCATAAAATTAGACCCATCAAACACAATCTCAATAAGAATTGAACCAAATCAAAAGTGCCATGGCCATGTCACCCTATGCAACGTCATGCACACCATGCCGGTGGCTTTCAACCTCCAACCACAAATCAAATGTCGCTACACAGTGAAGCCACATTCAGGAATCATATCTCCATTATCCACACTCACCGTGG CACTTTCCTCCTCCACAGTTGTGTCGTCCCTGGCGCAGCCATCAATGAACCTTCCTCCATGGTTGATTGTGTCCCAAGCGAGTGGTTCTCGGCGAAAAAGAAGCAAGTCTTCGTGGATACCGGCATCAAGATCGTGTTTCTTGGATCCACAATTCTGGTTAAGCTCATTGGAGATGATCATGGTTCCATGGATGACATAAGGGAAGTTCTAGAACGGAGCGATCCCTCGTGGAAAGCGGTTGATTCGATCGACTCGAACGGCGAAACGTTGCTCCATTTGGCGATTTCGCGGAAGAGACCGGATGTTGTTCAGTTGCTGCTAGAATTTGAGGCTAACTTAGAGGCGCGAGACGGTTCTGGATCAACGCCACTAGAGGCTGCAGCATCTTCAGGTGCAGCCTTAATAGCTGAGCTTCTATTAGCTCACAAGGCCAACATAGAAAGACAAGAAACTTCGACATTTGGACCCATCCACGTCGCTGCGAAACAAGGACACTGCGAAGTTTTGAGGCTCTTGTTACTCAAAG GTGCGAGAGTGGACTCGCTCACAAAAGATGGCAACACAGCGTTACACCTTGCGgttgaagaaaataaaatagaatgcgTTAAGCTCTTACTAGCAAACGGTGCCAGAACCGACATTCGCAACGCCGGCGAAGGCGACACCGTCTTACACATAGCAGCATCCACCGGGGATCATAACATGGTCGAACTCTTGCTACGAAACGGTGTGAACAAGTATGTTAGAAATGATTCATCAAAAGCTGCATATGATGTTGCAGCAGAGAAAGGACACTCTGGAATCTTCGATGCGCTGAGGCTCGGCGACGATTTGTGCATTGCTGCAAGGAAAGGAGAAGTGAGATCAATACAAAAGTTGCTTGAGAATGGTGCGTTTGTCAATGGTAGGGACCAGAATGGGTGGACTCCATTGCACAGGGCTTGTTTCAAAGGGAGGATCGACGCAGTGCACGTGCTTTTGGAGAAAGGGATTGATTTGAATGCAGAGGATGAAGAAGG GTACACTGCTTTGCACTGTGCTGTTGAATGTGGAAATGCTGATGTGGCAGAGGTTTTGGTGAAGAAAGGTGCTGATGTTGAAGCCAGGAGTAAGAAGGGTATCACTGCTTTGCAGGTGGCCAAGGCGCTTCGCTACGTTGGGATCACAAGAATTCTTGTCAATGGTGGTGCTAGTACTTTGGATCATCAAATGGTGGTGCCAGATTCCGGTGCAGTGGTTccatttaagagtaaaattaatgCTAAGTGGAAAATGATGAAGGACGGTAGCGGTGGCTTTGCTCGTGCTTCAACTACTCCGGCTATACCTATGCTTGGTTCATGA